The DNA window CGAGTTTAAGCGTGTGGAACTGAATGTGGCCGTTTGCAACAGTTGGAGGACGAGACGGGCTAAAGTCTCACGGGTGGCGTTGCTTAGTCCCTTGCGCTGAAAGGTAACACTCAGGGCAGAAAGCATCTGTTCGATCCTCCAATGCCCCTGCCGCAAGTCATGAATGAAGAAGGGAGAATTTATGTAGAGTCTGCCAGGGATTGGAATTCCCTTTGTATTGACAATACCTCGGCCTGTCGTATTGTACTCATTCGCATTCCTTTACAAGAATTTGAACcagaaaataaagatttGATCGGTTGAGGTAAGTTAAGACTATTTGCAAGTTATTCAACTGTTTTACGACTTCCAACCTGTGCGCTATTTTGACGAACTCAATCTATAAAATGGGTCATGATCGGGTTTACTCGTCGCTGTGTAGACGGTGTAGATTGCCGGTaaacataagagacgaatTGGACATGGCGGCTGTGGCTTGAACCTGATCTTATACTTGGAACTAAGAAACTATTGTGAGTTAAAATAGAGTTCAGTTTCAGGTGCACGAATCAGTAACAAGAGAGTATTTAGCAGACAATCGATACCATATTCGAAGATCTACGGGCTTTCCACGTGGTAAACGTCTTAAACAATAAATAAGAGTTCCAATTGATACGATATCCAAGTCAAGAACAATGTCTCATAGTCTTCAATCATACAGGGCTATAAACAGCCCAGCAGTTATACGCGCAACCCTATAACCTTGGTGGAACCATCCCTCGATGGATGCCTGTCAGACATTGTGATATAGACAAACGCGTTCCTGAGCAAGCCACCAAAGGCAAAAACTAGCATTGACAACTAGTTGTCAGTTTCTGTCCTTGCTATCCTTGAAGGCATTGGCATTCGAGGCTTTGAGTTATCGCACATGTGTCACAGTGGCGTCGAGGTCTGGAACATAAGAGCCACACGAtggtatttttatataaacttcTAAATTTTCACATACAATGAGAGAAAGTAAGCAGACGACATCTCTTGTTTAAAGCAGATCCGTTATTTACGTGATACCCACCAACTCACCTTTCCTCCACAGTCTTCGTCAAGGTTCAATCTGCCATAAAATGGCATCATTCCGGACATCCTCGCTCCTCGCTCTCACAGCTTTGACGGTGCAGGTCGCTGCTCACGGTCATGTTGACTGGATTATAACTGATGGAGTAGCATACCGAGGAGTGAGTGACCTTATCAGAACACAATAGTCATGGCTAACTCAATCTTTTAGTACGATGCTCCAGCATTCAATTGGGTATGCTCTTACTCTCAAAGCTATGCTACCAAGAGACTGGAACTAATGACAACTAGAATCCAACCCAATTCCCTGTCGCTGGATGGATCACTGGCGCGACTGACAATGGCTACGTGGAACCAAACAGCTTCTCCGACCCTGATATCATTTGCCACAGGGCCGCTAGAAATGCTCGAGGGCACATTGCCGTGTCTGCTGGTGACAAGATCAATCTCAAATGGAACGATTGGCCATCGTCCCACAAGGGCCCTGTCATCGACTATCTAGCCAAGTGCCCCGGAAACTGTCAAGACGCTGATAAGAGCGAACTTGAGTTTTTCAAGATTGGCGAAGAGGGACTCATTGACCTGTCTAAGGATAGTGGTCACTGGGCCTCGGATGTTTTAATCAGTAACCAAAACTCGTGGACTCTCCAGATTCCTTCGGCGTTGGCTTCGGGAAACTACGTTTTGCGCCATGAGATTATCGCTCTTCATGGGGCAGGACAGAGGAACGGTGCTCAGAACTATCCCCAATGCTTCAACATTAAAGTTACAAATGGTGGAAATGTGCTTCCTGAGGGTGTCAAAGGTACCAGCCTTTACAAGTCTGATGACCCCGGTATCCTCTTCAACCTCTACGTACCCAGAAGTTCTCTGTCGTGCAATATCCCTGGCCCTACACTGGTTCCGGGTCTTTCTTCAACAGTTGAGCAAAAAACGACAACGGCCACTGCTACATCCAGCGCCACAATTCCAGGCCAACAAACCacgtcttcatcgtcttcatcgtctcTGTCGTCCTCGACTACaacgacaacatcctcatcctctagCTCTACAACTTCTCGAAGCACAAGCAGTAGTCAAGGCACAACACTTAAAACTACAACTACAAGCAAGTCTGATTCCATTCCTACTGGAGATATAATGTGTGGACCAGTACATGGCCTGGCGAAATATTCGCAGTGCGGAGGCAAGAACTACGTTGGTCAGACCGTATGTGCCTGGGGAGCTACATGCCAGGTGGTGAACGAGTATTATTGGCAGTGCCTTTGATATGCTTTGTCACAATATTGTTCAGCTTGAGAGAACTGGTATTCTTCTCATGCTTCCAAGCAGTTCGCAACAATATTATTTGATGATTTTGGCTTCAAAAGTCTAATGATGACTTTTTTTATTgaatagtttataataaataccaGTTTCTACATCTATAAAGGCATCCATTCCATTATCAATGGAGAATATGTCTGGCAGAGGTGTTGATCGCAAGAGATATCACATGTCGACTCACGTGCCGGCATCACCACCACAACAGTATGTCAGCTGCCAAGGCTTCCAGCTTACATAACATTTTGTAGGATCCATATAATCACCGATCATCACTATAAGCAAACAAGCTTTCCTATTTAAATCCTTCATAAGATACCTGACGTCGGGTCCTTGTCCCAAAGAAAATGGTCGGCGTTCCCACTAGCAAAGGGTGCGGTAACTGTCGCAAAGCTAAGAAAAAGGCATGACCTTGTCACTTCCCATTAGATATTCTACTAACTTTCTGCCAGTGTGATTTGGCACAACCAACATGTGGACGATGTAAGAGGATACGACAAACATGTACAGGGAGCGGAGTACAAAGATTTCGATTCCATCAGTATAAACCGACCACAGCTCCCATGAGCACTCCGAGTAACGAGACGACCAGATTGGCGGCAGAATTTGTTGCTTTAACAGGAATAAGTGATGAAAGGTACTCTTTTGAAATATATGGGCCAAGGTTCTTCAAAACCCTCCCACAGCGTTTTGGGTCGCATCCCGCTCTGGACGATATGTCACATGCTGTAATTGCCACATTTCAAGCAGTTCGACTTAGAAAAGAGTCTAACCCAAGAGCACTTTCTCTTTTTGGAAAGGCTTTGAGGTCGTTACAAGAATGTTTGAATGACCCCAAGCAATCAGCGACTTTCAAGTTGGAATTAGTCATTATGGTGATGTTATGCCAGGTAGGTTGTCTAGGTAGACCGTCTGAATCAAGCTGACAAAGGTCTCAGCTATGGGTTGATAACAAAGCATCTAACAAGCACCGTGGGGTTATTGCCCATCTCCTCGAAGAAACAGTCACTCGAGGACAAATCATTGACTCAGACGACCTTCGTGGTTTTTGCCTGCAAGGGGTAAGTCAACTGGCTCCTCGATTCGTGACCTCATCAACAATATGCCTCAAGATAAAAGTGCTTCCCGAATTGATCAACTCACACAGTGTTCAGGTATATGCGGCGCTCTCTGATCCAAATGTTGAACTTGGGCCATGGTTCTGGGACGTTGCCTTTCAAGATATTACCAAAGCTAGACCATATCACTATGAGCAAGGTCTTTACTGCTTTGAACTGTGCGCCATAGGTGATTTACCAGTCTTTCTTCGAGATCCagaaagatatttatatcaGTTGAAATGCTACTGGAATATGCTTTCAACTGAACGACCAATAATGCGAGACCAATACGAGATGGCCATACCGATGGCTTTGGCTCCCAATGCCAGTTTCGTTTCcagaataaaagctatagagTACGCCTCGGGGCATGCAATTCTTCTCATCCAAACTGCACTCGTCGGGCCAACCATCAAACCGTTCGGTGTTCTCCCTGACTATGTCGAAGAGTCTCACCAAATCTGCGACGAAGCAATTAAACTGGCACAACAGTGTCATGCCTTTCGGCCATGTGGCGCGTCATGGGCACCGGagctgttgaagatggtgtgGGCTGCTCTCGACGATGAGTATCGACACAAAGAGCTGGAGGAGCTAATGGACAGATATGCGGAAGATGTTCAAGGATCAGATTATCTGGGAGAGGCAAAGAACATGAGGAAGAGATTTGATCAATTGGGCTGGAGCAATGATCTAAGGTTCCTGACTGCGGTGAAGGACGGACAAGATGCTTCGCCACCATGTGTGATACTTTGACTCTCAGTTAAGGTAGATCAATAGTCTAAGAAATGGGTCCAAATACCGTAAGCTAACGTGTTAATTCTGTGTATTgtgcttctagcggccaagACCTAAATAAAGACCACTTCTTTCGCACAGCACGCCTTGAACCTCCAGTTGTTAATACAAACAAGGAAGCAATCCACCCCATCCAAGATCATGTGCCTGCCTACTCTACTCTTGGCAAAAGGTCCGTTACCGCGAAGCATTCCCAAAGTTGACGATCGACAAGGGTCATTTTCAGCTCCGTGACGATCAAGGGAATATCCATGTTGAACGGCGACGCTGGTGAGTCAGACTCTTAACAGAAGTATGTGACAGATAGACGTATTTCTGTTAGTGCTTTATCTAAGACCCTGGTTCAGCCACAGCGCGCTAAAGTGAATAGCATGCCCCCTCAATTAATTGATGAGTTGGTCGTCACTCTGGAACTGTAGAACATCAAAGGCCATCTGCGACAAATTGTACTGTCTATCGATATTATAGCAACGCACGACACTATAGAaaagttgctgttgttcAGATAAACCTCTTCCCAATAAAGGAGGTAAGTTGTCACGAATAAAAAAAGGCAAAATACTACAGAACCCTTCATCTTACCCATGCATGGCCGACCGCCCAACTGGAAACACCCTCAACACATTAATCCTCTAGCGCTTCTCCCAAGCTGCAGTAGCTCCTCTCTACCCCCTGCTGTGGCGGTCTCGAAAGCCAAATGACTTGGTCAATCAAGCTTAAATGATTGCTTAATTCGTCCATCAGCCCTGTGAGCGGCAGCCCTGCAGTATATGAAGTGCCGAACTCCCCCagcttttttctcttttgccCTTGCTTGTCTTTGCGTTGCACCTAGTTATCATCTTATTCATTGCTGCTTCCCATTCAAACTGCCATCCACCACCCAGCTGTTATAAGAAGACTCTTTACATCTTTACACCTCGCGTATTGATGGCTGACAAGTCCGCCTCTCCTCCCGCCGCCCACACCAGCGTTGAACCTTCCACGATGACAGCCGAAAAGTCATCCTCAGGCTTCGTCAAATTCTGTGCCTTCGTCGATGCCATAGCAAAGCTCCTGATTGCCGGCGCCCTGATCGGAATCCTCGTTGTCCTTGTTCAACTAAACCATTCGatcgacaacaacatcaagggCAGAGGAAGCTTCAGCGTTAGAGTCTGGCAAAGTGCCGATGGCAATCCTCTGAGGATCGTCCCCGCCTACGGGCAACAGTTCAGCGTCAATATGCAGAACTCGATCAGCAGCCCTCTTTACTTCAAGGCCGTCAACTAGAGAGAGTCGTGTTCGACAGCGTCCGGGGTTTTGACGTACAGCGATCGAATGGTGATAGAATTTGAGGTATCGGTTTCTTAGGAATACGGTTCGGTCGGTCGTTGTTTCTTGTTTGGAAAGTTCAATTACAATTTGATTCGCCGTTGTGTATGGGCGATACGTGATGCGATGGTTTAACTGAACATGCCTCGCCAGACACACTTCCAGTACCTAGCGTTGTTGATACTGGCATGCCTCCGCGATTATTGGCCGATTGAGTGAATGTATTGTCAACAACCGCGACTCGACAGGCAATGCGATGGCTTTATTGATGGGAACGGGCACAAAGAAATAGCGATGAGCTTGTAAATATTTCATTTAGTAATAACAGTACCGCAAACTAAGGAAAAACCATGAATATGAATATGAACAGTCTAAGCAGAACAATATATGAAATATATCCATGCCGATAACTAACTGATGAACATTGTTCTACTCGCATCGCTCAATCGGAAGCCTTTCGGCGGGTGGGCAGTGCCCCGCGTGATAACCCGGACAGTACCGTTATCGGCCCCACTAGATAGGCCGTGGAACGCCTGATGCAAAACGGATGGGAAATCATGTaattcgtcgtcgtaaaaAGATATTCGAGTCGTCTAGGTCTTTTTTTCTGATGTATATTTGTTCTTTGATACCGTCCTGGCCGGTTATGCGAGGTCGTGGTTGCGTTGTGTTATGTTTTATGTGTCCCGAAGTCGGCTCTGCGCTTAGGCTTTCCACGGCGCCAAGTTTCCGATCATGCTCAGAATACCCGGTCGGTTCTCTTGAAGAAGAGCAGGTTCTTGTGTTTGGCCGATCTTGCCCTCGACTGCTGTCAGGACGCGAAGATGCTCTCTCTTGAGGGCTTCGAAATCGTCATCCAGCTGCTTGTGCCATGGGTACAGCACACCAACCTGGAAGCTGAGCGCCGAGCTGGCGACAACAAAGTTGGTGATGGAGAGGGCGCGTGTGATGATCATGGTGACTGACAGAGATTTTGTTATTATAGTTGGGATAATGGGCACAGCAACAAACACAACGGAATAAAGAATGAAAAAGGAAATTCGGcgataaaagaaattaataaaagaagaagattgaaAAGGAGTCTGACACAAAGGCGACGGTCAGAAGGAGAGAGAAACAGAGCCAAGACCCGTGACATCGGTTGTTGCCAAATTTATCCAAAAAGGCAATGGGCCCGTACAGAGTAGTTAGGAATAAACAGGAATCTCAGTCTCGGTTCGCGTGCGCATGGATGGTTTGGACGGTTCTCGACTCCGACAAAGTCACCTCATTCTTGACTTTGGGCGTCAGGGGTCACTGTTAGTTGTCAAATGGGATGGTTACTTGTCATCCGAACAACGAATTCACATGTCCACAGCGCGTTGCAGCCAACTCCGTGATTCCCCACATTCAGCAGGGATCATGAAGCTTGACAGTCTCATTCGGTATGAATCAGTCACGGAAAGTTTGAGCTAAAGTCCTGTGTAAAGAAGTTCACTTCAAAGGCATTTGACTTTGGCTAGGCTGCTTAAAGCACTGGCTTGAACGAACAATGGTTCTATGGGCATTCTGGACTGTAGCACCGCCGTTAGCCGTCAGTGGAGTTTACTGGGACATGGTTTCCACGTGTTTAAAGCAAGGCTGCATCAGTTCGTCGGAGCTACAGCTTGCCCGTCTCCATTTTCCCGTACCGAAGCCGGGCCTGTATCCACGTCACAATTGTCTCTTAGAATCCATGTCGTTCGGGTCGTGGACCCCGGACCCTCCGACCCATTGATCCATTGTGAAACCATCACGATAGTGAGCAGCTACGTGATCTGTCCGCGTTTCCCAACTGTCCATCGTAACTTGACAGAACCCGCATTGGCTACGGATTGTGTCTTGTCGGTATTGTAATAAAGTCAAATCCGGTTGCCAGCCCTCCCATCTCCTACATCCATGGAATTTGTGTAGGTGCTGCCACAGGTGGTCTTTGCGCGTGAATTTACGCTCTGAAACAGGCCTTTCGGCACAAGTATCAAATTCGTGAGCTTGGATGTGTTCCTCGTTGGGCGAGTCTGAACCACAGAAGAGACATTGGGGCCCTTCTTCATTCATGCGCCATACCAAAAGTGATTGTCCCTGGGTGACAGGCAGCGTGCAAACCCAGGAGTCGAGGCCCGGCAAGTGAACTGATCTTTCATGGCGAACCCAATCGTACCTTTTCTTGAAGCTTTGTCGACAAAAGGTACACTGAAATGCAATCAGTTTTTTCGACCTTGACCTTTTAAATGTCGGCTTGGAGGCTGAAGTCCCTTCTGCTACTGAACTATTGCCAGAACGCggatataatttactatctCTTGAACGATAAGAGTAGCAGGAGGACGCCGAGTTGGAGGAAGCATCGTGTAGGGTAGATGGCCAAAGGGAGTCGTTACTGGCAGACGAACCAGGCCCAGATCTGCCAATGTCGTCGCTGTCCAACGAGCTCTGTTCTCTGGATTGAGCGGCTAATGCATTCTGGATCGCTGTCGCTGAAGCCGGTTCCTGATCTGGTGGTGAATTTTTCCAGCGGTCCATTGGTGACATATTCTTGCGTAAATAACGAGGCATGGGTGATGCCGGTGCAGATCCTTGGCGTCCTCGGTTTGGTAATGCAGAATAAGTTGATGCTAACCTatgtcttcttctcgagtTGGCGAACCAATTGACTACCTGACTTCGACTTAATCCTGACTGTTGTGCGAGGTCGaccttttcctcttctgaCGGGTACGGGTGGTCCAGGTTTGATAGGTACCAGTTGCGCAATACCCTTGTCTTTCGCACAGATCGGGTGTTTGTCCTTTTCCCAGAGAGCTCTGCTATTGATAGTCCCTGCGATGGCTGACCCTCGTCGACTGTAGGTGGTACGCCCAGGATGCCATGCTCACTCACACCGTGCAAACGTCCAATCACTGGCTCCAGCGTCTCAAAATCCGAAGGCTCTCTCTTTTTGCGACCAGAAAGACTACATTCTCTGAATAGCGCGACACAAGTTGAGCAGGAGGAATCTGGATTCGGGTTGGCAAGGGTTGTTTGTAAGATGAGGCATTGCAGACGAGATCGACGGCAATTTGTGCAAGG is part of the Fusarium poae strain DAOMC 252244 chromosome 4, whole genome shotgun sequence genome and encodes:
- a CDS encoding hypothetical protein (TransMembrane:1 (o38-58i)) — translated: MADKSASPPAAHTSVEPSTMTAEKSSSGFVKFCAFVDAIAKLLIAGALIGILVVLVQLNHSIDNNIKGRGSFSVRVWQSADGNPLRIVPAYGQQFSVNMQNSISSPLYFKAVN
- a CDS encoding hypothetical protein (SECRETED:SignalP(1-21)~CAZy:AA9) translates to MASFRTSSLLALTALTVQVAAHGHVDWIITDGVAYRGYDAPAFNWNPTQFPVAGWITGATDNGYVEPNSFSDPDIICHRAARNARGHIAVSAGDKINLKWNDWPSSHKGPVIDYLAKCPGNCQDADKSELEFFKIGEEGLIDLSKDSGHWASDVLISNQNSWTLQIPSALASGNYVLRHEIIALHGAGQRNGAQNYPQCFNIKVTNGGNVLPEGVKGTSLYKSDDPGILFNLYVPRSSLSCNIPGPTLVPGLSSTVEQKTTTATATSSATIPGQQTTSSSSSSSLSSSTTTTTSSSSSSTTSRSTSSSQGTTLKTTTTSKSDSIPTGDIMCGPVHGLAKYSQCGGKNYVGQTVCAWGATCQVVNEYYWQCL